The following DNA comes from Magnolia sinica isolate HGM2019 chromosome 18, MsV1, whole genome shotgun sequence.
AGACCACTCCTTTAAGTAATTCTCTAAATATTCTACCATGTTTCTGGTTTATGGGTCTCATTTTTCTATTGTACTGTGCATTATTTGCATGCTTAATGACTAAGTTAATATTACAGTTTAATTTAATAGTTGGAATTGGTTTACTCCAAAATAGAATATCATATAAAAGATTTCTTAACCACCTGGCTTCTTCTACCATCGAGGTTAGAGTTATAAGCTCAAACTCCATAGTAGAGTCAGAGATaatagattgtttttttttttttaccaagtcATAGCTCCTCCACCTATGAGAAGGATGTAACCACTGGTCGCCTTACAACCATAAAAAATGGAGTTCCAATCAGTATCATAAAATCCTTCTAACACTGTTGGATATCTATCATAGTGCAAACCATACCAGTGAGTCCTTTTTAAGTATTTAAGTACTCTATGAATAGCCTCCTAGTGCTCTTCACTAGCATTACTAGTGAACCTACTTAGTTTTCTCACAACATAAGCTATGTCTAGTCTGTTTCAATTCATTACATACATGAAATTTCCTATAATACTAGCATATCTATTTTGATATACACTTGTCTCTTTATTGGGATATAGATGAATGGTAGGGTCAAAGGGAGTGCAAACAGGTTTGCAATTTGCCATATTGTATTTTTTAGAATAGACTCTATATAATGAGAATACAAAAGAACAATCTCATCCACTTTTCTGATCATTTTAATTCATATGGGATCACATTTGTCACTCctaaatctttcatttcaaactcggATGATAAAAATGTCTTAGTTTAATTAATGACGGTGATATTTAACCTAAATATGagtagatcatcaacatataagcaAATGATGATACTAATAGAGtagttatttttataatatttatacTTATCTACTTTATTGATTATGAAACCATTATTTCTAAGTATAAAATCAAACATAGCATGCCATTTCTTACGAGCTTTTTTAAAACCATACATGAGTTTAACTAATTTGCACACCCTTAGAGGCTAAGAAGGGTTTACAAATTATTCGGGTTGCCCCATGTAGATTTCCTCGTTGAGATCTCCATGCAAGATAACAATTTTGATATACATTTGATGTATAATCAAATTATCTAAAGATGTGATAGTTATAATTACTCCAATAGATGTGATCCTAGAGACTGGAGAATACGTATCAAAGAAGTCTATGAGTTTCTTCTATATATACCCTTTGGCTACTAGCCTAACTTTATATTCGTTATCTACAACCTCATTTTAAAAATAGGCATCACGGGAGGACAAACTTTTTATATAAATCAGGATCACCTTCTGTATTGTAGGTATAGAAATCGAATCCAAAGTCCTTCACTAATTTGATCATCTTACCAACTCTATGTAAGCTATTAGGTTCATTAAAACCAAAAGATTTAAATAAAACGATAATTTTAGACCCAAAGTCTAAAAGATCGCCTCCACTAATTTCTGACTTGTAAGGAAATGTATCCTAAAAAAAAACTATAAGCTTTACTGTTTACTACATATCTAAcaaatacacaacaaataatTCTATTTCTTAAGTCTTTTAGGGTCAACTAATCTAACGTTAGATAGACATTCCTAAGTCTTAAAGCAGTTTAGGTTAGAGACCTTACCTTTCTGTAACTCGTATAGAGATTTATCTGTCTTACTAAAAAGAATCCTATTTAGGACACAGGCGACTGTAAGAATAGCTTCGCCCCACAGATTATTAGATAGACCCGATGAACTAAGCATAGTATTTATTAGATCTATCAATGTCTTTTTTGTTCTCTCTCAGGAACTCTATTAGGCTAAGTTATATATGGAGTAATGTACTGATGTATAATCCCTTGAGATTCATAATAGTCACTAAAGGATAGTAAAGTATACTCACCTCCCCTATTACTTCTAAGATTTTTAATCTTATGACTAAGTTAATTCTCTACTTTTAACTTTGAAAATCTTAAACATATCCAAGGCTTAATAGTCAAACCTAATAAGATAGACATAAGAAAATGTAGAATGGTCATATATAAAGCTAATAAAGTATATTTTACCACATTTGGtctaagttttatttatttattttttattattatcacaaATATCTGAGTGAACTATACTTAAGAGTTCAAATTCCCCTCAACTGATCTGAATGGTTTCCTAATTGACTTTAGCCTTATTATAGTGTGCACATTTTCCAAATGAATCCTTATCACTTAAGGATAAGTTTCAAGGCACTCATAAGTTTTACATATTTTAGGTTAATGGGGCACAATCTACCAAACATTCTCATCACAAACACTAAAAGAAAAAGTAGAAGAAAAGGCAGAAGAAAAAGATTTATTAATATCACATTACAAAAAATATAACCTTTACTAGCAGTTttgaggtttaaaaaaaaaacctggtgGTAATGCCAGACAAATGCAGTAGAGGCATTAGTAAACATTTACTAGCGCTTTTATTGGCCGAAGGTCTACCGAAGCACTAGTAAAAGTCTGCCAAAGCACCGGTAAATGTCTGTCGAGGTGCCGATAAACATCTATCCAAGCGCCAATAAAGGTTTGTTGAAGCACTGATATAGGTATGTCAAATCGCCGGTCTATACTTGGTGAAGAGTCAATAAAGATTTATAAAACCGCCGGTAAAGGGCCCCCGACCAAGCCAACAACAACAAAAAGGTATGCAACTGCCAGTATATGATGACAAAGCTAGTTAGACCCCCGAGCAAGTGCCGGTAAAAATGTTGACCACTCATAAATGTTGCTTGCCACCGGTAAAAAAAtgtctttttttcaaaaaatctctTTAGTTATTTTTACATATTTGATTGAAACttgtatactttttttttttttttttttaaaatacatatTTAAGACCTAAAAAATGTGGTGCaacataatttaaaataaatattaaaggtgtctaaaaaaaattatatttctttactacgaaaatatatataatatttacaataataagtTGAAAATACTTCCAAATacattatttaaaaaaagaaaaagaaaagaaaagtctcCATCTAGCCGTCATCCGTCTTTGCCTACAAactgcaaaaataataataataataataataataataaattaaaaaaaataacaaaaagaaattagTTAGTATTAACAAATTTGTGCAAAAGTTctactttattattttatttttttgaaggaaaaaaaaaaataatcttatgcTAGGTCATATAGAAAAAGCTAATGAAGTACAAACAATCTAATACAAAGAAAACCAGATCTGGACCATTTACAAATTGAATCGATCTGAGTCAGGAATCTTAAAACAATAGTCACATGAATCCGGATCCGGATTCTAGTCACATATGCAAATGGGCTCTGTTTTTCACATGATTGCTACTTgattatgtgggccactcggaTGGACAACCCTTGTTCTCATTGACCCTTTCTAAAGTCAAATCTCATGGTATGTATTTTTTCTTGAAACTCTAGTAGATAGATGCAAGCATGGAATTCTTCACATCAACAACGATTCCTATTTTCTGCGACACGGCTATGTTTTTTTAGTTCCCATCAATCAGGAAGCTTTCCTGCTCACTTTCATATGCGTGATTCAACTAATTTCTTCACGTGGCATACGTGGAggagatcaaaaccattcatttgGTATTTCCAATAGCGAGTAGCCCATGGTCTGAAAATGGCGATGTTTGGGCGATTCTAGACCTTTGACTGGTGGCATAAAAATCATTACTTAAAGACAAAAGTCAGCTATGGCTCCTATTCAGTGAGAAAAGTTCTGTTTTTTAGATTAATTAAGATTAGTCCAAtcaaaccatttttttttttttttttatattgttcAGAGGCCTTCGACTGGTGGCATAAAAATCATTACTTAAAGACAAAAGTCAGCTATGGCTCCTATCCAGTGAGAAAAGTTCTGTTTTTTAGATTAATTAAGATTAGTCCAATCAAACCATTTTTTAGATTAATTaagattggttttttttttttttgacgcaCACCACATGGTTACTCAAACCCATGATCTCAATGTGCCATACAGTGGAATGTGTCACATAGACGATCTTTTAACTCATGTAGTATTACCGAAAGTTAATCTCAAGTGCAAAAGAATTCCTGAGCTGCAGTCCTTGTGACATGTCTAGTTTCTTTTTTTAAGAGGCATATAAACACAAACCAATATGATCTATAACTGCCCACTTTGTGCCAAACCATAAAAAGGTTTCCTTCACGAAGGCATGACAACCAAGTAACCAATCACTCACTAACCTTCAGACGGTGCTGATCTTGTATGACTTGTTTAGCCCAAGATCTAATTACATCAGGGACGCACTATGAAATCCAAAGGCAAGGCTTCTGGCCTGGAAGCATGTTGCCTGGAAGATGACTGGCCAGACTTTGGTTCCCTACATCATTGTAAATTAATCAGTGTgatatacacacatcaaggtatgCTCAAGTAAGCATATTCTGCAATGCTATCAACTTACTGGGAAAATTCCACTAAATCAAGATCATAATCTCTTGATTCCAATCCTGCAGCTTTTCTACGGGCCTTCAGGAAAGTACCCACCAGAGGCAAGcaaaattagaaacaaagaaaacaagtACAATCTATGCTTGCCCAAGTATTCGTTCGGCGATTTGAAAAGAAACAGAAACAGAAAAGATACAGAAATAGAATTGCCAGGAACAGAAGTTGAAAAGATTGTCCTAGAACTTCATTTTAATTTCCTCAATCCAGCTACAAAAACAGATCGCCCATATGAAACTAGTCCTAGAACTTCGTTTTAAAATATTACAATAAAGAAGACAAATGCAGTCTGATAAAATTGGCCTTCGCTGACGCCATCCCTGCACATACACAGAGAGCATATGTCAGCCTATTGGTGAAAATTGAGGTAGTTGTTCAATATGGAAAGGAAATGTCAATAAGTACTTGTAGAATATGATTTGTTGAGGTTTCTGCCCAGTAGCCCGatggaaagaaatcagaagctcCCTGGATTTAAAAGAACAATGAGTGATATTAAAATCCCCCCTCTTTATTTTAATCAACTATATTAAAGAGATCTTGTTTAAGATGACCATGTGTAAAACCGCACAAGATCACATCGATCATAAATAATATATCTGTCTATTTATTTAAAAGctcaaaagaaaataagagaCAATACTTGATCATGTCACCCATAATGGTGGCCCGTACAGGAACTTGCCAGACTTTAAAAAGATCTTTGATCAGCTCCTGGCGGTGAGCTTGTGCAAAAACCAATCCATCATACTTTGTAACCAACCCACTTAGAAGTTTGAATTGTACAACCCACTCCTAAATATAGAGCAAATATAAACATTTTTTCTGAATGATAAAATACAAAGTTATTGGTCAAGTTCATGGAAACTTGAAAGAACTTTGAATTGTGATCTTCAAATGTGATTAGAATGCGACCACCAAAACATTACTAAGCTAGAATTTTCTTTGAAAGGAACAGAACTTTTATTCAAAGGTGCTGAGATAGCACACAAAAAATACAACCCACTCAGAAAACAAGATTGCAATCCTTTAATGAATCAATCCACAAAGAAACCCTCTCAGCAAGATGCCAATGTGAAAGAACTAATTGTTTGCAATTATGCAGCAATAGCTCATCAAGTGCTTCAGAAATTCCCCCAGTCTCCACAATCAAGAATCTGATCTTATTAAAAGAATTTGGAGTATCATATTCATGGAAAAAATGATAGTTTATGCATGTCTGGAAGCTGGTTTTCATGTAAACTATTCTCATAAACTGCAAAAGCAGGGTAGATATTACAATGAACAAGTACAAGAAAATATTGGACAAGAATAAGAGATCTACTTGATATAGTAGCATGAATATATCATAATCCTCTATTCAAGTAAATGTTGTATGGACTATGGACTAAGAAATCTAGTTCATATTTCCTGCACCAaggctcttaaaaaaaaaaaaaaaaaaaaaaaaactgaataaGTATACATCATAATCCCGTGCATAAACATGAATGCAGCCTCGAAACTGTTCTTAAGGAATGACATCAAATGGTGACTAGGGGCATCTAGGATTCATAAGAGAAGGCCAtcaaatgatttttaaaattttttttttttaattatgtttggGGGGAATTTTAGAGTTAATATCTCTTGCAGAATGAGTAATTTTTAGTTTGTTGATACACTAGGTTTTATGAGAAACCCAAGGAAAGTCTAAAACACTATTTTAATTTTGCTGGGTTTTCACTCTTTAGTTAAAAGCCAGTTTTCAATCTTAGACTGGGCATGCCCCTGCTATTTGGGAGTAAAGTCGCATGCCTGTGCCTGTGCCTGTGAGGCTTGCTCAGTTCACATAAGTACAACTCTCCCATCTACATGTCAGTGCAATATAGGACAGAAATGCAAGATCAGAGCAGTCCATCAGGTGGGATGCTCTTTAGCTGGTTTGGGCTAAAACCAAGCCGGTCCACTCATCCAGTGGGACAAACTATGTGAAACAATCAACAGCTAGAAAACATTgttttagctgtccatttgttacatatagtccacctgatgagtggacccaacctacctgatttttggaacaCAATATCTAGacaatgtggcccatgtgatggaatGCTCAGATCTTGCACCTGTGTGCCATGTTGTCACATGCACTAACTTGCAAGCTGCTCGAGAAACATTGGTTTTAGGGTCTTTAGAAGCATACCTATTAATATGAATGTGGAGAATGGAAAAGTTGTAAGCATGAAAAGATCATGAAGCACAGACCAATCTTTAGTGATTAAATAGTCCATCTCATCAACAAACACCAACTTATTCTAGGAACAAAATTGTTGAATTGACACAAAGTTAACACCAATAAAATCAGCAAATAAGCAGAAAAATGACCCAAAACACACAGCAATATTGCAAGCAGCAACAGAGTAAAGCCTGCTTAAGGGCGCAGTTAACAAATGTTCTAAGAATATTTGGGAGAAATTAAGAGCTTGTAAGCTCTAAGGAAGCACATGTGCAAGAGAAAGTTTCTCACATcatctttccctttttcttttgagAGAACAAGTTCTGCAAGTGTTGAAGAGGCAAGCAAGTTCCATTTATCTTCTTTCAAAAGTGGCATCTTTCAAATATCTGCCAAGGAAAATCAGAGCATTAGAATGTACAATTTTTAAGTTTATATAATCCTTAGAAGCCTTAGTATGGTACCTTGCTGAAAATGTCAGAAGTGGCCGTAAGCAAACTACAATTTATAGCTAATACATCCGGCGGTTGCAATCCCATCTGAATGAGAACAATGCAGAAACAAAATTTACTtacaggtaaaaaaaaaaaaaaaaccattgatgCACAAAATAAAAGAATTGAGAGAAGCGGTTCATTACTGACAAGAGAATTTAGTTACACTTGTTAGCAAAATGATTTCTTTTGAATGTTTCACATTGGTGATGCTTATTGGAGATGCATAGTAGCATAAAAAAAACACAACAGTGTGAAATTGGCCATTCTGCCTTACCTGTGGTAGGGAACGGCATGCAATGGTTATGGTATTACTAAGATACAGCTCACAAGTTCAAAATGCAGCTTGGATGCCAAAAACACAAATCTAAATGGGTTTTTTGCATTCTTATAGCTGGCTTTATATCCAATAATTTTACTGTCTCAATGGCTTAATTGAACGTCCTCCACATTGTATCCTTTCAAAATTCAGAACTAGCAAGATAAGGCCCGAAACAGACTACTCTACAAAGTctataaccaaaaaaaaagaaccagAAGCAAGATTCCATGTTTTAAGATGgttaaatgggaaaaaaaaaaatagataagtGCCCATCACAATTTATGACATTCAAGTACAACGAAAATGACTTCCTATCCACCAAATCGATCAAAACATCCTGGTGTGAATCAGCCTCACCTCATTGATCTGGTCCAGAATTTTCTTAGACTGAGCGACCAAACCTACTTCACAGAGTGATGATCAAAGGAGACTGATAACAGATCGAGTCATTATTCTATCTTTGCAATCTTTGACAATATAACGATCATATTATTTGCAGTCTACATGCAGTGGTGTTGAACTCACCTCTTCCTGTCATAATCTGTCATGCCAAGAATGGtcacatttttttcttcttcaactGGTCTGTTTTAATTTTCCACAACCCATCTGCACAGTTAAAAAAGTGGTGGTGGAAGCAGTTATCTACAGGTGAACAGCTTGGACTCAGACTATTGAGGAAAGATGTACCAATGATGCTCTACAGGCAGGTTCTCCTTAATCTTTTCAAGCTTCTTGAGGATTCCTATGAAGGAAGGCCTCTGGTTCATATCAGCAGTCCAGCATTGCTCTTATAGAGAATGCTtgtgtattgtgtatgtggttagtggccccttttagagtaagtgcatgtgcacacttccctcttctcctgcggtgtacCATATGCTTTATTatgataaaatattatgtgttagggcaagcaagcctaataacacatctctcccaaactctccttcttcttctctctcaatattctcctctcttcttcacattattattatcaaatcattctctactgctCTGTCAACTCTTGCAGTTCGGGGAGGTATCCTTTGGCACAAAAAATAGGCCTGTGTCCTTCTGCAGCAATCTTTGTGGGTTCATGAAGTTCAACTTTTAAATGATCAGCATTGGAGTAGACTAAAAGCACATTCCTCGGTTTTAGGTCTCAGTGAATTATAATATTTGGATTAATCAAAACTTTGGTTTTGAATGTTATGAGATGTGAATTGTAAAATAGAACCTGTCTGATGCGATGAGGAAAGGACATAGGAGAAAAAACTGATGAACTAAATCATGTACTGTTTTGACAAAGAAGCTACATGTTAGGACTCTTCAATCATGCTTTCAGTGTTTCACATGGAAATTAACTTAAACATTGTACGTTCTAATGCTCTGATATAACCATAAACCATAAGAGTGAAAAGGGTGTGCATGGGGCAGATGTAGTATAGCATGTAGTTATTATCAAGGACAATGCAGCAAAATGCCATGAAGAAATTAAGCCCCCACATCATCTATATATGATGAGGGATCCTCTGCCAACAAAAAATAGAGATATCCCATTCAAAATCCAAGCAAAACAAATTCACTAGGAGTCATGTAACATTTCAAAAATTGAAAACTAATGAGTAGAtcaagaaaatccaaacattTCTAAAGGCAAAGTGAAgactgggccatagcaaagagactGGAGTACCCTCAAGCATATGCAGAGCAAAATAGCTGAAAACACTGGCCTCTATTCACAATAACACGAGACACTGAAAGACAATTATAGCTTATTGGAAGTCAGGCATGAACGTAGTGGAACAATAACTAGGAGCAAATTGTGGCAAAAAGTTGTCAAAGAGACAATGGAGCATCATGGCATAAAAATTAAGTTGTGCCACTTGGTTTCACCAGTGTTCGAAACATTTGTATTGCATTATGtgttgcacccttgggatacggatacgtatcggttaatgcatgggatatatcggttgtatcgcgtgaTGTAGTTGTATCGCCTAATGTATCgttattgttggaaacatggggaagcatggggaaattggtcgaatttttcaatgaaacttcactgattattaaaaaagacatcaatacactgaTAAAtcaaagtatatccaaagtttattcatataatttataaatgtaagaagatgtgtggaaacacaagtaatacattcaaagGCAATAGACGAAttactagatcaagttacatacatgtttgattttatgtttggacataaagattgcaattgatttgcgagaaattgggaaattttgatttttttttttttcaattttccacagtTCGGTCCATCTccttcaaatctcaaaatcgaaactcccaatccatgatttttcatgaaaaacatgaaaaatcatgaatttgtaataatttgacactgatttaacatgatttacaaaaagaAAGATCAaagatcgaaaatgctcaccggatcaaacatgtgggatataacCAACTACtcgtgtgtttcgtatcgcaccggtgggatataagatatatcgtgggatatatcggccgatatcttcgatattt
Coding sequences within:
- the LOC131234028 gene encoding protein argonaute 1A-like translates to MPLLKEDKWNLLASSTLAELVLSKEKGKDDEWVVQFKLLSGLVTKYDGLVFAQAHRQELIKDLFKVWQVPVRATIMGDMIKELLISFHRATGQKPQQIIFYKDGVSEGQFYQTAFVFFIVIF